Proteins from a genomic interval of Zingiber officinale cultivar Zhangliang chromosome 2A, Zo_v1.1, whole genome shotgun sequence:
- the LOC122043627 gene encoding uncharacterized protein LOC122043627 encodes MNKSLDEAKEIIENVAQNHHQWTFERSSGSFTGNPIKVSGKFDVDAVTLMSAKLDALTKKFDAMGGNTAAQMNQLEQCDAITSYNQRQNNLIEKMLEEALSEQKEMRNEIKQLTQRLENSKKHQKMQDSQIAQIAQDGEEATKKIEETLQAAPQNQTIPFPQKFIASQKDKEFNRFLKKIKEICIEVPLIDALHQMSKFVKFLKGILSNRRQKGNFKTVTLTENCSALLMTNSPPKLQDPGSFSIPCKIGSELIPRAFCNLGANVSLLPYTLCKKLDL; translated from the exons ATGAACAAAAGTCTCGATGAAGCtaaagagatcatagagaatgtggcgCAGAACCACCATCAATGGACATTTGAAAGATCCAGTGGCTCTTTTACGGGGAATCCAATTAAAGTGTCAGGGAAATTCGATGTAGATGCAGTTacactcatgtctgcaaagctggaCGCTCTGACCAAGAAATTTGATGCCATGGGAGGCAACACGGCT GCACAGATGaaccaacttgagcagtgtgatgcAATAACCAGCTACAATCAGAGGCAGAATAATCT gattgaaaagatgcttgaggaagctctctcagagcaaaaggaGATGAGAAACGAGATCAAACAACTGACTCAAAGGTTGGAAAACTCCAAAAAACACCAGaagatgcaagacagccagaTAGCTCAGATAGCTCA GGATGGAGAAGAGGCTACTAAAAAGATTGAAGAAACTCTTCAAGCTGCCCCACAGAATCAGACGATCCCTTTTCCTCAGAAGTTTATAGCATCCCAGAAAGACAAAGAGTTCAACCGGTTCCTGAAGAAGATAAAAGAAATCTgcatagaagtaccactgatagatgcgCTGCACCAAATGTCGAAGTTCGTGAAATTTTTAAAGGGAATTTTATCTAACAGGAGGCAAAAAGGCAATTTCAAGACCGTGACATTGACAGAGAATTGCAGCGCTCTCCTTATGACGAATTCTCCACCAAAGCTTcaggatccaggaagcttctccaTACCATGCaaaattggttctgaactcaTACCGAGAGCTTTCTGCAACTTGGGGGCCAACGTCAGCTTACTTCCGTACACTTTATGCAAGAAATTGGACCTCTAG